One genomic segment of Mesoterricola silvestris includes these proteins:
- a CDS encoding phosphomannose isomerase type II C-terminal cupin domain — protein MTQKPATLHVDKPWGSFDQFVLNQPCTVKILTCSPGAKLSLQRHRHRNELWVALDAGVVVELDGKVLTPDKGAQIWLPAGSVHRLSCEASRTSPVRVMEISLGTFDEDDIERLEDVYGRN, from the coding sequence ATGACCCAGAAACCCGCCACCCTCCACGTCGACAAACCCTGGGGCAGCTTCGACCAGTTCGTCCTGAACCAGCCCTGCACCGTCAAGATCCTCACCTGCAGCCCCGGCGCCAAGCTGAGCCTCCAGCGCCACCGCCACCGCAACGAACTGTGGGTGGCCCTGGACGCCGGCGTCGTCGTGGAACTGGACGGCAAGGTCCTCACCCCCGACAAGGGCGCCCAGATCTGGCTCCCCGCCGGCAGCGTCCACCGCCTCAGCTGCGAAGCCTCCCGCACCAGCCCCGTGCGGGTCATGGAGATCAGCCTCGGCACCTTCGACGAGGACGACATCGAGCGCCTGGAAGACGTGTACGGCCGGAACTGA
- a CDS encoding tyrosine-type recombinase/integrase, whose product MARTKGDSDLMTRTSRAKLPKRKAPYWMSMEKGRRLGYYKGSKGGNWLAWFYDSTAEPPTLQKALGAADDNSDADGKMVLSFSQAQEAAREWFKEAYHEATGDRVTTGPYTVREAIQAYVEDRKKNKAKTANRMDGDLQRHVIPILGDVELAKLTRKRLEDWKATVAASPTHRAGVEGKSPETEDEIRARQETTNRVWKNFKAALNLAHRDKRISTDAGWRDVMPYQGTKVARLRFLSIKEQQRLVNAAASNDFRRLVQAGLFTGAREGEIARLQAKDFDGVRRTIFIERSKSGKSRYVDVSPEAGNFFQECTAGLAPAGRIFPRTSYDRKEKAPSGEWSRSEISRMMKAVCEAAKLEPLVFHELRHTCASTWINAGMSLFHVAQQLGHRDTRMVEDYYGHLCQTAKAEAMDRLAPVLGIYTPEGNTAPEVQ is encoded by the coding sequence ATGGCACGCACCAAAGGTGATTCCGACCTGATGACCAGAACCTCCCGCGCCAAGCTTCCGAAACGGAAGGCGCCCTACTGGATGTCCATGGAGAAGGGGCGCCGGCTGGGTTACTACAAGGGCTCGAAGGGTGGCAACTGGCTGGCCTGGTTCTACGACTCGACTGCCGAACCTCCGACCCTTCAGAAGGCCCTGGGGGCTGCAGACGACAATTCCGATGCTGACGGCAAGATGGTGCTCTCCTTCTCCCAGGCACAGGAGGCGGCACGGGAGTGGTTCAAGGAGGCCTACCACGAGGCCACTGGGGATCGGGTGACAACCGGCCCTTACACGGTGAGGGAAGCGATCCAGGCCTACGTCGAGGATAGGAAGAAAAACAAAGCGAAGACCGCCAATCGGATGGATGGCGACCTGCAGCGTCACGTCATCCCAATCCTCGGTGACGTGGAACTCGCCAAGCTGACCCGGAAACGATTGGAGGATTGGAAAGCCACTGTTGCTGCCTCGCCCACGCACCGCGCCGGGGTTGAAGGGAAGTCCCCTGAGACTGAGGACGAAATTCGTGCCCGCCAGGAGACCACCAACCGGGTTTGGAAGAATTTCAAAGCTGCCCTGAATCTCGCTCATCGGGATAAGCGGATTTCGACGGATGCCGGTTGGCGGGACGTGATGCCATACCAGGGTACAAAGGTGGCTCGCCTGCGGTTTCTCTCCATCAAGGAACAGCAGCGGTTGGTGAATGCGGCGGCCTCCAATGACTTCCGTCGTCTGGTCCAGGCCGGCTTGTTCACCGGCGCCCGCGAAGGCGAGATTGCCCGCCTTCAGGCCAAGGACTTTGACGGTGTGCGCCGAACCATCTTCATCGAGCGGAGTAAGAGCGGCAAGTCCCGGTACGTCGATGTCTCTCCGGAGGCTGGGAATTTCTTCCAGGAATGCACCGCAGGGCTGGCTCCGGCTGGCAGAATTTTCCCGCGAACCTCGTACGACCGGAAGGAGAAGGCCCCATCAGGAGAATGGAGCCGGTCTGAAATCTCCCGGATGATGAAGGCTGTATGCGAAGCTGCAAAACTGGAACCGCTCGTTTTCCATGAACTGCGGCACACTTGCGCCTCGACCTGGATTAATGCCGGAATGAGTCTCTTTCATGTTGCCCAGCAACTCGGTCACCGAGATACCAGGATGGTTGAAGATTACTACGGCCACTTGTGTCAGACGGCAAAAGCTGAGGCTATGGATCGTTTGGCCCCGGTTCTGGGAATTTACACCCCGGAAGGTAATACGGCACCTGAAGTTCAGTGA